The nucleotide sequence TTTCTAGTAGTGTTTTAATACACATTTGGATAGAATTCAAGGCATGTCCCAAACCTCATAATGTGCCCTCAGTAATGAGGAAAGTCACCAATGGTGTAGGAGCATACTATTTAGTACAATAGTATGCAGGTTGGAACAGGACTCATGGGGGgttggtagcttagtgattaaggtgttggactattgattggaagttcaaatcccaggtccatcaagctgccactgctgggcccctgagcaaaccccttaaccctcaattgtataaaatcagataaaaattgaagtcgctctgaataaaggcatctgccaaattccagaaatgtaaatgagctAGTTAGCTCTGATTACGATCCCCCTGGTCTAATAGCTAGCATGAATGTGCTGGACTGTGTGGGTGTCTGCTAGCTCCTCACCTCTCCAGCGTTCTACTCTAACAGTGACAGCTGTCTCCATCTTGACTACCTTTATTAAATCTTTCAGCAATGCACTCATCATTCCTAGTCATAAATTCAGTTCTGAAcgacagaataaaacactaaaaccTTTAGCAGCTCGGCTCAGAAACGGCGGTCAGACTATAATTTGAAGATTTTTAGAAGAAACATCAGATCTTATCAAAGAGTTAAGACGTACTTCATTTCGATCCCTTTATTATTCCATGAGTTACAGTGTGACACTAAATGAACAGGACTTTTAGGCACTGTGGCCTTTCACATTCCGCTGGTCTGAAGCTACATCCTGCCAAAAAACCAGTGTACAGTATACAAGAAGCAGGCAGGCCAACAGAAATGGTACAGTATGTTGTGCACAAGTCCGTGTGGCAATCAAGTCAACGTTACATCGAACATTAGCACATTCgttaaaatatttcatatggGCATCATAGTATTCTTACTGTAAGCGGAGAACGTCttgtccttttttatttattcttctatCTTGCGCCTCATGCTGGCTCATATCCTCTCATCGGTAAAATAGTTGCATAGTTGTAATGAATAAATTCACAAATCTCTTCACCCAAAGAAAAGGTCCATTTGTTGAAGCCCTATTCAACCTCAGAACCTCATCATCATTGCATTCTCTATATTTATAGAGCTTAAAGGCTTACATTAACAACAAGCTGAATCATGCTAGTGCTGTAAATGAGCTGTTTTCTCAAGCACTACAGCATGAGTCCTgagtgaaataaacaaaaaaatcctctGTAATTGTTTTGAGTCGGAGTGACTGTATGAAATACACATGTATAAAGTCAGTGATCACTTGTACCCAAGGTACATGTATGAGTCTGACCCAATGAGGTACTGCTGCATGTAGAAATATGTCTCAGGGTCTCCGAGTGCTACGTTTGTGAGTGTCTGAATAGCTTTAGGTGAACATTTGGCTCGATTGCTGTGTAACTCTGATGAACGTGGTCCTGCGACTGAGCTCTTTGAGTTTGGCTGCTCCTACATATGTACAGGTGGAGCGCAGACCACCCAGGATGTCTCTGATGGTGTCCTCTACATCACCTTTATAGGGGATCTGCACGGTCCGACCCTCGGACGCCCTGCAGAGACAAAAACCAGGATCGGGACATTCAATCttcaataaaaggaaaaatgagACCTGGACTACATGCAGTGTGGTCAGAAGATTGAGAGTTTAAAATATTGCTACTCTTGCGTTCTTTTGagctgagtaattgagggtcaGAATAATTGTTTAAAGGCCAGCAATTATTCTGACCCTCAGTTACTCAGCTCAATTGTAAATGAATAGTTGcatatgaataaatgattaaaataattacttaaataaaaaaaatattccctacaaaattgaaaaaaatttaAGAACAGTGCATGGAAGTGTATAaagcttgtggccagaaaagtaCAAAAAACGTCTAcatataaattcatttaaatgaagtgTCTATGTTTAGAGTCTATGTGTGTCTTTACCTGTATTCTGCCACACCACCAACATATTTTTTCATGGCTGTGTCTGAGCTCATGCCATAGAACAGCTTAAACTTCTTTCCATCCTTTTCAATGACTTCACCAGCACATTGGTCATGACCTGCTAACATTCCTCCTAGCATGACGAAATCTGCCCCTGCGCCTTCAAGATCACCACAGAGACAGGAAATCAGAGCAGTCTCACATATTACAGATTGTTTTTATTAGGAAAATGACCCGAGAGCAAAACTTACCAAAGGCCTTCGCAACATCTCCTGGACAACTGCAGCCTCCATCCTGGAGAGGGACGAACGATTTAAAATACAACTTaatataaaattgaaaaaaatggaaattaaaaaatccagaaaatggaattaaaaaaatagcCTTATGTGAATTTTAAGGTTAAAATACTAATCTAAAAgaataaatgagtaaaaataaaaacatacatacatttattgacacaaataataataataataataataataataataataataataataataataataataataataataatggcaaCAACTTTAGGACTTCAATCCTCTgagcttaaagaaaaaaaatccatcctgaaacatatacaatatttttctattaaactatttatataaatatttctatcCTCTGGTGCTGATTTGGTGGTtgatgatgtgtttgtgtttttctttccctaagaagatacaccaatcaggcataacattatgagcagtgacaggtgaggtgaataacactgattatctcctcatcatggcacctgttagtgggtgggatatatttggcagcaagtgaacattttgtcctcaaagttgatgtgttagaagcaggaaaaatggacaagtgtaaggatttgagcgagtttgacaaggaccaaattgtgatggctagaccactggatcagagcatctccaaaactgcagctcttgtggggtgttcccggtctgcagtggtcagtatctatcaaaattatcctttaagtcctgtaagtcctttaagacCTGTAAGTATCTTTTAAGTTTTTGCAGAGTTACTCGACTCTGAGATCTGGTGTGGATGGTGACATTAGCACTAAAGTTCTAAAGAAGCTTTAGAAGCTGATCTGGACTTTGGCTGGACCGTGGACATATGATgaggtgagagagctggacagactaaaaATCTAAAGTGgtgctgcatcactctctttagCTAGAGATGAAGCAAAGGTTAAATCCCATCAGTACCTTTAGCAGCAGCTAGTCGAACAGCATTGGGGGTAATGCAGGAAACTCTTAACTAAAATGACAAAAGTTTAACATCTTTTACATCGATGAAGGTCAAAAGTTATTGATCGAGATGAGTAAGTTGTTCAGagtggatttttcctttaactTCTTATCATGTGCAACGTTTCTCTTCTAGTGAAGCACAGAAAGCTAGATGCTGCCCTCTTATGATAAACTAAGGGAAGTGCGACTTGATATTAAATTGTGTATCCACGATGCAGAAAAAGTGTACTCATGCTCACAGAGATGATGTGTCCTTTCAGTCCGTGAGCAGAATCCGCACACTCAATAACAGCACTTAGCTGAGGGTAGCCCACGCCGGTCTTGATGCGGGTGGTACATACAGAACCTGCAAGCACAGTTTATACTTCACTTCTGCTGAACTCACTACACTGTATGCATCCATGATGATTTTCTGAGGTATTTTTCCAGATGCAGCTATTTCCAACTCTATATATCATGCAGTCTTGTTTAGAAGCAGCTCGTATTGCTTGTTTATTGCTCCTTAGTTTCAAATATGAATAGGAAACATGGCACTCACCTGGACCGATGCCCACTTTGATGATGTCAGCTCCAGACAGAATGAGCTCTTCCACCATTTCTCCCGTCACCACATTTCCAGCCTGTTGTATCCAGAAAGATGTGAATAATGGGATTTGTTTTTAAACGAAGCAACAGGTGATTGCTATTTGATGCTTGGGAAAGAAATGTCTTGGCTCTCTTCCTTACCATAATGGTGTGGTTAGGGAACTTCCCCCGGACTGTTTTGACGAACTCCACAAAATGCTCGGAATAACCATTGGCCACATCCAGGCAGATGTACTTAATGAGTGGAATGGCTTCCAGAATGCTGCATAGTTTCTCCAGATCTGCCTGGCCACTGCCTGAGCTCGCGGCCACATGCTACGGATCAGAGAAAAGATGTTGCATTTTCAGTCAGGAGGCAATCCAGGAGACAGCACACTTCCTACTGTGCCTGAATCATGACAACCACTACAATGGCActactgtttttttcctcttaaaaTTTGTTACTTGGCTGTGACTAAAGATTGCAAAAGCTCAGTCACACTGTCACTTGGCACATGctgcatttaatttaatgttaccTCTAGGCACTCTGGATGATTGGATGCAAATGACTTCCATTCTTCCAGAGAGTAATGTTTGTGGATGGCGGTGAAGAGCGTATgctgagagagaagaagaagaagaagaagaagaaaagttttTGAAACAAAGCCAAGTGTGCATAGTAGAGATGTATCTGAATACATGAAAAGATCATATGTTTTGAACAGATACTAATAGAATTGATGCAAACAgattttaatcacacacacatctctagtTGATAACAATTATGAGTTATGTAACTGAGACTGAGGAGCTGTCAGAGCCGGAattcacacacagtgcagcCAACTCTACCTCTGAtagaggggggggggtaaagaaagaaagaaagaaagaaacctagACCTAGAAATCATGCAGAATTGTGAATAttagatattaaaaatattagacattttcATTATTTGAAAAATTTCAGATTTCTCAAAAGCTCCTATTTATTTCCAATTTCAAAAATATTGTCTAAAATTTTAAACCCCACTGCATACAAATAGTCATTAGATTCATTATGGGGCTATACATATTTtatgaatttatattttattacatttataaacttaatatttttaaatacactatTAAACTAGTCTtactaaaatataattatttaaaattgtatTGTCCTAAGGGAACACAAACTTAGCACTCTGCTAAGTGCTGAAACAGACTGCAGGTATTATGGCAGTTTCATCACGTAGAGTGGTGTGTATGGCACAGCAGATGCTCACCTTGCTCATTACCTGGGCCATCTCAAAAGTACCTGTGGTGTCCATGTTAGCAGCGATGACCGGGATGCCATTGTATGTATGTTTTGAGTTGCGGAATGTGAAAGTCCTCTGCAGGTCCACCTATGCAGGAGAGACACGAGGGCAAATGTAttaggacacagagagagggggggtggggtggagagagacacagggagagagagacacgggggggcacatggagagagagagacagggagagagagagagagagagagagagagagagggagggagggagggagggagggagaggggggatGGAGAGgggggatggagagagacatgGGGGGAGACACGGGGGgcacatggagagagagacagagagagagagagagtgagagagagagagagagagagagagagagagagagagagagagaggagagggagaggggggatggagagagacacagggagagaggggagagaggtagagggagagagagagaggaagagagagagagagacagagagagagactaatagCTAATAATAGACTAATAACTTATTAACTTCTAAGTAAATCTGAGTAAGGTAACTAAACCTAAAATCTGGTATTTCCTTTCCTTAGACGTTTCCTCTATTTATGTGTTtacttattgtttattattccattttttaaatgtttatttatttttggattgtTGTTACACACATGTAGCCAGCACAGTATACATTTAAACACCACTCTCTGTAACACATATAATTAAAGATAAAATCAAGTTTTTTCCATTAGAAAATACATATACTTTCAATAAAGACTCGTCTTTCAGTCAAAATAGGAAAAATACTATAAATCCTGGTGTTGTATCATTCGCactaaccaaacaaaaaaaagacttatttattttattaaaaatatatttaaaaatagcattttattacaattttttaagATGTTCAGGTACATCAGAGAAACGTGGATTATGGTTAGAGGTCAAAAATATGGTGTGTAATGAATAtagttttatttctaaatcCCCAAGAATCATCTCAGTTCCTCCTTCCAATATTCCACCATGGATTAAAAATACTATCATCTGCTCACTTCAGTGCTGAGCTTTGAGACAAACTCCTACGTGTCCATTCTTTACGTGTGTCTGAAACTACTTGTGGAAAAGTTTGCAGTATGCAAATGATATGTAAAGTATAATTGTTAAAGAAATTGTACCTGTCTAAAGAAAGTCTTTTGTTCCTTTTGACTGattttaaatggaaatattCGACTATTATGCAGGTTGTTTGAATGCAGTTTgtactgaatcatttacaggATCAgtggagtgaatgagtgactcTGTGCCTTGTGATTTTAatgtctctctcaaacacacacacacacacacacacatctaatttTTAATGAGGTCCACTTTGGACAtgtatcatattttatatttaatatataaatgctgaatGTCTGCAGTTTTTCACGTCTAATCTCTGTGTTTCTATCCTTCCCGTCATCCTGCTGTGACTCCAAACTGTTTCATTTTACTGCGTTAATGTGTCATTTTACACAATAAAAATTGAAACAAcacttaaaatttatttatagtaAATTAAGGAGCTTATAGCCGAACCCGATTAGCTAAATTGGGATTGGCATATTAGGATTGGCATAATATCAttcatagcaaaaaaaaaagtatcctGATGAAATGAGACATTAGAACTGAATCAGTGCACCTACAATTTAAAAACAGTGTTGAGAATACGGACTCCTCTAATGACCCGGTCATCTGTCCAGCCTGTAGGTGCTATGataattactgtattactgcaGTTTCAAATGAAGGAAACCTCCCCTTTTTTCCTCCTAGTTATTGCACTGTATTgtagattattttattacacctcagtacttcttcttcttattttcttcttcttattattattattattgttgttgttattattgttgttttgcccaaatgtttttctctttgtctcctTGTATTAAATATCTTTGTTCATTAAATGTTCAAAATCACGAAAGATATAACAAGATAAAAAAGAGGCCAGGATTATTTAGCTGTTTCTGTGCTGCAGCTCCCGTATATAGCGTGATCTGCTGGGCTGTGATGTCATCCTGCAGCTTCTCTAATGCACAAGATCAATAGTTGAGGTGGACTCGTGGATTATGAGGCAGAATCTGGGTGTATTTTCCAGGATGCCCTTTTTCTTGTTATTAAACATCCTTTTATAAAAGGAGAAAGTGGTGGTTTGGGAATTCCCGGACACATCAGTAAGACTGTAAATCAGACATGATGGCTATTGTGTGTAAATTATACCTTATTGTGGAATGATATAATTAAAAGATGATTGCAATTTAAGAATATCTATATTGTCTGGCCAGGAGACTTCCAGGAAAGCAATGGCATCTGGAATCATATAATGTATCAGAgcgcagtgcattgtgggtgtttctcacacattcacttaaaGCAGACAGTGTTAAACAGAGCAGCTGCACCACAGAGTGGAATCTATTTTCAGAGGCATTAAGAACACAGgtctatttttaaacattttcagcACGTAACTCAGCTCGTGTTGCTCTACCTTAGCGTGATCAGTTGTCACCGTAAGGTAGCTCTCCCTCGGGGTTATGTATCTAGGCCGGATTCAGGTTGCATCAAGACAACATACTGAAGAAGATGAAAACACTCAGCATAAACACCGCTCGACTGACTACAGATCGGTCCTGATCAAATGCAGCCTTTTAGAGAAAACTAAACATGGGCCTAAATAAAGTCTGGTCAAGTTAGTTTGACCTCAGCAAGGTCAACACTCCCATTCTTCCAAGCTTTAAATTCCACTTTGACAGATTTAACTCTCACACAGTCCACTGATCTTACCTCAGACCTGCTCTTTAGGCTGCTCCTCTTTGGTCTTAACAGTACATCTTTAAAGTCCAGTTTGATGTCGGCGTCCACTCGTGGCATGGCTGAAGGCCTGAGCGTGGATGAGATTCTCCTGAGCTGGGCCGGTGCACTTGCTGCTACACAGCTCCAGGCACCAAACCCGAATCGGCAGAAGCCCAGCGTATTTATAGTGTGGAAAGAGCCATCCCACCCCAGGCCCACATGGCTTTATTTGGCGAGGGCCATACGCTACCTCTCGCTTCCTCGCTCCCTGCCTCGTCTCTGctcactcctctctcctctTACAGTGTtgagtagcagcagcagccgaGGCAGGCGCATTTCCCGTCTGGCCAGCTGACACACATAAACACgcactcgtgtacacacacacacacacacacacacactctgcggCTCAGCACTGCAGTATGCGCAGTGGCACACAGACAGAAGCAGAACTCTAGCTAGCCTTTCAGACCGCCCCCTGGGGAATACGGGGGATGGGAAAAGGGGGAAATGAAATAGAAGAGGACGAATAAAGAAGGGATGAAGATCAAAGCATTCAGTCTCTCTAATCTCATCCAGTCTCACTTTCTTATTATCCATTCAAAACAAATGACAGTGAAAtgtttgtatatttatgtattgaCGATACAAACTATTCATTTCTGGACATTTATTGATTCGATTTCTCAATATACT is from Hemibagrus wyckioides isolate EC202008001 linkage group LG24, SWU_Hwy_1.0, whole genome shotgun sequence and encodes:
- the gmpr gene encoding GMP reductase 1, with the translated sequence MPRVDADIKLDFKDVLLRPKRSSLKSRSEVDLQRTFTFRNSKHTYNGIPVIAANMDTTGTFEMAQVMSKHTLFTAIHKHYSLEEWKSFASNHPECLEHVAASSGSGQADLEKLCSILEAIPLIKYICLDVANGYSEHFVEFVKTVRGKFPNHTIMAGNVVTGEMVEELILSGADIIKVGIGPGSVCTTRIKTGVGYPQLSAVIECADSAHGLKGHIISDGGCSCPGDVAKAFGAGADFVMLGGMLAGHDQCAGEVIEKDGKKFKLFYGMSSDTAMKKYVGGVAEYRASEGRTVQIPYKGDVEDTIRDILGGLRSTCTYVGAAKLKELSRRTTFIRVTQQSSQMFT